From the Roseibium salinum genome, one window contains:
- a CDS encoding tetratricopeptide repeat protein codes for MNQMTGADSRMHRRPFKLKLLALVSAIALVPAAAAAETSAGAEALGTPSDLPLTLTGSYLSGRLAGFQKDYAQGAAFFEESLAADPSNPMLLERTFLLKLANGDVEQAVVYADELEKSGLQNFLAQLAVGAQRMVDGQYTAADEALAKGRNGPLAQLSIGISRAWALYGSGKVDEAVAMIDGLSGPDWFEVFKATHKAHILFAADRPQQALAAIEDAYEVDQGAIRVVDVYSRLLAANGRQKEALDALIQYEEQFRGHPKLEQTKEIIEGGAVVQPLVTDPAEGMAEILYGLGSVIGRDGGEELSTSYLQLSLYLDPDAEFAAIALGAVFERMEQPERAIEALKKVPDDSVLKREAEIQIGLNYNSLDQMDEARSHLETLIEQDPSDLEAVIALGNILRAHEIYADAEAVYTKGLDTIDQLEKEHWLLLYFRGIARERLNKWELAEADFRKALELNDQQPLVLNYLGYSLVDQGLKLDEALEMIKTAVDLRPTDGYIVDSLGWVYYRLGRYEEAVKELERAIELRPADPVINDHLGDAYWMVGRRHEARFQWNHARDLGPEEDELPKILDKIANGMPETPKTDAAKAENDKNGG; via the coding sequence ATGAACCAAATGACCGGCGCCGATTCCAGGATGCACCGCAGGCCCTTCAAGCTGAAGCTCCTTGCGCTGGTAAGTGCGATCGCCCTCGTGCCGGCGGCCGCCGCGGCCGAGACGAGCGCGGGCGCGGAAGCCTTGGGCACGCCGTCCGACCTGCCGCTCACACTGACCGGGAGTTATCTTTCCGGACGTCTGGCCGGATTCCAGAAAGACTACGCCCAGGGTGCCGCCTTCTTTGAAGAGTCCCTGGCAGCCGACCCGTCCAACCCGATGCTTCTGGAGCGCACCTTTCTCCTCAAGCTGGCCAATGGCGATGTCGAGCAGGCCGTTGTCTATGCCGACGAACTGGAAAAAAGCGGACTGCAGAATTTCCTGGCTCAGCTGGCCGTCGGCGCGCAGCGCATGGTCGATGGCCAATATACCGCGGCCGATGAAGCACTGGCAAAGGGCAGGAACGGCCCCCTCGCCCAGCTTTCCATCGGCATTTCCCGCGCATGGGCGCTCTACGGCAGCGGCAAGGTCGATGAGGCCGTCGCCATGATCGACGGTCTCAGCGGGCCAGACTGGTTCGAGGTCTTCAAGGCCACTCACAAGGCGCATATTCTGTTCGCCGCCGACCGGCCCCAGCAGGCTCTTGCGGCCATTGAAGACGCCTATGAGGTCGATCAGGGGGCTATTCGCGTTGTCGACGTCTATTCCCGCCTTCTTGCGGCCAATGGCCGGCAGAAAGAAGCTCTGGACGCGCTTATCCAGTACGAGGAACAGTTCCGGGGCCACCCGAAGCTTGAGCAGACGAAAGAGATTATCGAAGGCGGCGCGGTCGTCCAGCCATTGGTCACCGATCCGGCCGAAGGCATGGCGGAAATCCTCTATGGCCTCGGCTCGGTCATCGGCCGTGACGGAGGTGAGGAACTGTCGACCTCCTATCTCCAGCTTTCGCTTTACCTTGACCCGGACGCCGAATTTGCAGCCATCGCGCTTGGTGCCGTTTTCGAACGCATGGAACAGCCCGAACGGGCGATCGAGGCGCTCAAGAAGGTACCCGACGACAGTGTCCTGAAGCGCGAAGCCGAAATCCAGATCGGCCTGAACTACAATTCGCTCGACCAGATGGACGAGGCCCGTTCGCATCTTGAAACGCTGATCGAGCAGGATCCGTCCGACCTGGAAGCGGTCATCGCGCTCGGCAACATCCTGCGCGCTCACGAGATCTACGCGGATGCGGAAGCGGTCTACACCAAGGGCCTCGACACCATCGATCAGCTGGAAAAGGAGCACTGGCTCCTGCTTTATTTCCGCGGCATTGCCCGTGAACGGCTGAACAAATGGGAGCTGGCGGAGGCGGACTTCCGCAAGGCGCTGGAGCTCAATGACCAGCAGCCGCTGGTGCTGAACTACCTCGGCTATTCCCTGGTGGACCAGGGATTGAAGCTCGATGAAGCCCTGGAGATGATCAAGACCGCCGTGGACCTCCGCCCGACCGACGGTTACATCGTCGACAGCCTGGGCTGGGTCTATTATCGCCTTGGGCGCTACGAGGAAGCCGTGAAGGAACTTGAGCGGGCCATCGAGCTGCGCCCGGCGGATCCGGTGATCAACGATCACCTGGGCGATGCGTACTGGATGGTCGGGCGCCGGCATGAGGCCCGGTTCCAGTGGAACCATGCAAGGGATCTCGGTCCGGAGGAAGACGAACTGCCCAAGATCCTCGACAAGATCGCCAACGGCATGCCGGAAACCCCGAAGACGGACGCCGCCAAAGCGGAAAACGACAAAAACGGCGGCTGA
- the ppdK gene encoding pyruvate, phosphate dikinase produces the protein MAKWVYSFGNGAAEGAADMRNLLGGKGANLAEMSSLGLPVPPGFTITTEVCTWYYEHGKSYPEELAADVSAALEKIGAATNREFGGLERPLLVSVRSGARVSMPGMMDTVLNLGLNDQTVEALASEAGDRRFAYDSYRRFIQMYSDVVLGVDHHEFEEVLEDYKQRNDLTLDTQVDADAWQGIIEKFKELVEEALERPFPQDPQEQLWGAIGAVFGSWMTPRAATYRRLHDIPGNWGTAVNVQAMVFGNMGQTSATGVAFTRNPSTGENALYGEFLVNAQGEDVVAGIRTPQDITEKARKEAGSSMPSLEALMPEAFAEFQSYCGRLEAHYKDMQDLEFTIEEGKLWMLQTRAGKRTAKAALKIAVDMVEDGLLTEEQAIGRVEPAALDQLLHPTIDPKAERNIVTTGLPASPGAASGAIVFSSDAAEEAKAAGRKVILVRIETSPEDIHGMHAAEGILTSRGGMTSHAAVVARGMGKPCVSGAGTLRIDYRNGLINVAGRQLKEGDIITIDGATGQVLLGEVTMLQPTLSGDFGTLMGWADKVRRMKVRTNAETPQDAKVARDFGAEGIGLCRTEHMFFEGERIIAVREMILADSEAGRRAALAKLLPMQRQDFTDIFKIMHGLPVTIRLLDPPLHEFLPKSDEELAEVAKAMNADPELLRDRALALDEFNPMLGHRGCRLLVSYPEIAEMQARAIFEAAVEAAKITGAPVVPEIMVPLVGLKGELDLVRQSIEAMAKAVMEESGTELTYQIGTMVELPRAALKAAEIAQSAEFFSFGTNDLTQTTFGISRDDAASFLGTYQSRGILEQDPFVSLDQEGVGELIRIGVERGRSARPDIKLGICGEHGGDPASIGFCERVGLDYVSCSPFRVPIARLAAAQAALKNRQG, from the coding sequence ATGGCCAAATGGGTCTACAGTTTTGGCAACGGCGCCGCGGAAGGCGCCGCGGATATGCGCAACCTGCTTGGCGGGAAGGGCGCAAATCTTGCCGAAATGAGCAGCCTGGGCCTGCCTGTGCCCCCCGGTTTCACGATCACCACCGAGGTCTGCACCTGGTACTACGAACACGGCAAGAGCTATCCGGAAGAGCTCGCGGCCGACGTTTCCGCCGCGCTGGAGAAGATCGGCGCGGCGACCAACCGCGAGTTCGGCGGCCTCGAACGTCCGCTTCTGGTATCCGTCCGCTCCGGGGCGCGGGTTTCCATGCCCGGGATGATGGACACGGTTCTCAACCTCGGGCTCAACGACCAGACAGTCGAGGCTCTTGCCTCGGAGGCCGGCGACCGGCGCTTTGCCTATGACAGCTACCGCCGCTTCATCCAGATGTATTCCGACGTGGTTCTCGGGGTCGATCACCATGAATTCGAGGAAGTGCTGGAAGATTACAAGCAGCGCAACGACCTGACGCTTGATACCCAGGTCGACGCGGACGCCTGGCAAGGCATCATCGAGAAGTTCAAGGAACTGGTCGAAGAGGCGCTGGAACGGCCCTTTCCGCAGGACCCGCAAGAGCAGCTCTGGGGCGCCATCGGTGCGGTTTTCGGATCCTGGATGACGCCGCGCGCGGCCACCTACCGGCGCTTGCACGATATCCCGGGCAACTGGGGAACCGCCGTCAACGTCCAGGCGATGGTGTTCGGCAACATGGGCCAGACCTCGGCCACCGGCGTTGCCTTCACCCGCAATCCTTCCACCGGCGAAAACGCGCTCTATGGCGAATTCCTCGTCAATGCCCAGGGCGAGGACGTGGTCGCAGGCATCCGCACGCCGCAGGACATCACTGAAAAGGCCCGCAAGGAAGCAGGCTCTTCGATGCCGTCCCTGGAAGCCCTGATGCCGGAAGCCTTTGCCGAATTCCAGTCCTACTGTGGCAGGCTGGAAGCCCACTACAAGGACATGCAGGACCTGGAATTCACCATCGAGGAAGGCAAGCTCTGGATGCTGCAGACCCGTGCCGGCAAACGCACGGCGAAGGCGGCCCTCAAGATCGCCGTCGACATGGTCGAAGATGGCCTGCTGACGGAAGAACAGGCGATCGGGCGGGTCGAACCTGCGGCCCTCGACCAGTTGCTGCATCCGACCATCGACCCGAAAGCGGAACGCAACATCGTGACCACCGGCCTGCCGGCTTCGCCGGGCGCTGCATCCGGCGCGATCGTCTTTTCCTCCGATGCGGCCGAGGAAGCGAAGGCGGCGGGCAGGAAGGTCATTCTGGTGCGGATCGAGACCAGTCCGGAAGACATTCACGGCATGCATGCGGCCGAAGGCATCCTGACCAGCCGGGGCGGCATGACCAGCCACGCCGCCGTCGTCGCCCGGGGCATGGGCAAACCGTGCGTATCGGGTGCCGGAACGCTGCGGATCGACTACCGCAACGGCCTCATCAACGTCGCGGGCCGGCAGCTCAAGGAAGGTGACATCATCACGATCGACGGGGCGACCGGGCAGGTTCTCCTCGGCGAAGTCACTATGCTGCAGCCGACGCTGTCCGGTGATTTCGGAACGCTGATGGGCTGGGCCGACAAGGTGCGGCGCATGAAGGTGCGCACCAATGCCGAAACCCCTCAGGATGCGAAGGTCGCACGGGACTTCGGCGCGGAAGGCATCGGCCTTTGCCGCACCGAGCACATGTTCTTTGAAGGCGAACGGATTATCGCCGTGCGCGAAATGATCCTGGCGGATTCGGAAGCGGGAAGACGGGCGGCGCTCGCCAAGCTGCTGCCGATGCAGCGGCAGGACTTCACCGACATCTTCAAGATCATGCACGGCCTGCCGGTGACCATCCGCCTGCTGGATCCGCCCCTGCACGAGTTCCTGCCGAAGTCGGACGAGGAACTGGCGGAGGTTGCCAAGGCGATGAACGCCGATCCCGAACTGCTGCGCGACCGGGCGCTGGCGCTGGACGAATTCAACCCGATGCTCGGCCACCGCGGATGCCGCCTGCTGGTCTCCTATCCGGAGATTGCGGAGATGCAGGCGCGGGCCATTTTCGAAGCCGCCGTCGAAGCGGCCAAGATCACCGGAGCGCCGGTGGTACCGGAAATCATGGTGCCGCTGGTCGGCCTGAAGGGCGAACTCGACCTTGTCCGGCAGAGCATCGAGGCGATGGCAAAGGCGGTGATGGAAGAAAGCGGCACCGAGCTGACCTATCAGATCGGCACCATGGTCGAACTGCCGCGCGCCGCGCTGAAGGCGGCGGAGATTGCCCAGTCGGCCGAGTTCTTCTCCTTCGGCACCAACGACCTGACGCAGACGACCTTCGGTATTTCGCGCGATGATGCCGCCTCGTTCCTCGGCACCTATCAGAGCCGGGGCATTCTGGAGCAGGATCCGTTCGTCTCGCTCGACCAGGAAGGCGTCGGCGAACTGATCCGGATCGGCGTGGAGCGCGGCCGGTCCGCCCGTCCGGACATCAAGCTGGGCATTTGCGGCGAACATGGCGGCGATCCGGCCTCGATCGGATTTTGCGAACGTGTCGGCCTCGACTACGTGTCCTGCTCGCCCTTCCGTGTGCCGATCGCCCGCCTGGCGGCCGCGCAGGCGGCGCTGAAGAACAGACAGGGCTGA
- a CDS encoding ArgK/MeaB family GTPase has product MSGQLPSLEELRAGGKRPLARLLSRLETHRSDGETAAFLDRICGEPLGQVVGLTGPPGVGKSSLTDALIRAYRDEGRRVAVLAIDPSSAISGGALLGDRTRLKTDPSDEQVFVRSMAARDRLGGLSDHAVAAIAVLRCVCDRVIVETVGIGQSEGDLKQAADTVVLCIQPGSGDSLQFMKAGIMELPDVVAVTKADMGALARRAASDVKGALSLSKGDDRSWQVPVCEVSAHAKEGIGELVAHMTRHHVHLSETGALISRRRQQHKAWFCDMVRTEFGQTGLSLATRAPATWLERAQEAPFASFAAFSREISNRLGM; this is encoded by the coding sequence GTGAGCGGACAGCTGCCGTCGCTGGAGGAGTTGCGCGCGGGCGGCAAACGGCCGCTGGCGCGGCTCCTGTCCAGGCTGGAAACGCACCGCTCCGACGGTGAGACGGCCGCTTTCCTCGACCGCATCTGCGGCGAGCCGCTCGGGCAGGTCGTCGGGCTGACGGGACCGCCCGGTGTCGGCAAGTCCAGCCTGACCGATGCCTTGATCAGGGCTTACCGGGACGAGGGCAGGAGGGTCGCCGTTCTGGCGATTGACCCGTCGTCGGCCATATCCGGCGGGGCCCTGCTGGGCGACCGGACGCGGCTGAAGACCGATCCTTCCGACGAACAGGTCTTTGTCCGCTCCATGGCGGCGCGGGACCGCCTGGGCGGACTGTCGGATCATGCGGTCGCGGCGATCGCGGTCCTGCGCTGCGTTTGCGACCGTGTGATCGTGGAAACGGTCGGCATCGGGCAGTCGGAGGGGGACCTGAAGCAGGCGGCAGACACGGTCGTCCTGTGTATCCAGCCCGGCTCGGGCGACAGTCTTCAATTCATGAAGGCCGGCATCATGGAATTGCCGGATGTGGTGGCCGTCACCAAGGCCGACATGGGTGCCCTGGCCCGCCGGGCGGCATCGGACGTCAAGGGAGCCCTGTCGCTGAGCAAAGGCGACGACCGGTCCTGGCAGGTGCCCGTGTGCGAGGTCTCGGCACATGCAAAAGAGGGCATCGGTGAGCTTGTCGCCCACATGACGCGTCATCACGTCCATCTGAGCGAAACCGGTGCTCTGATCTCGCGCCGCCGCCAGCAGCACAAGGCGTGGTTTTGCGACATGGTGCGGACCGAATTCGGCCAGACGGGGCTTAGCCTTGCCACGCGGGCTCCGGCTACATGGCTGGAAAGGGCGCAGGAAGCACCCTTTGCAAGCTTTGCGGCCTTTTCCCGGGAAATCAGCAACCGCCTCGGGATGTGA
- a CDS encoding EAL domain-containing protein encodes MHRSTRNFGGHIANAIIVPMIVVVLVSMLGVFGVMHWSARISDGSAEQSQQTLVAGALELTRNYMTKQQTGVVIWEEAYHLVNQPSPDPSWIYNNMTNWLFQNHGFTKSLLVGTDFQVQNAYSSDNSSLWLTEGLVEELKPAVAKVRARYINSFGKTPSGLYRFAPPSGEARRSIAETGVVSIRGEPYLFTAAAVVPQILSITEERRPPTTLVSLVPLRGEKLAEISEVSRLDGVVLTNAQENRTGVGRYQLRSPDGTNVGIIAWQANLPGSQMLERINPFLAIAAIMISILVIAVTVFTRQMTKRLARSEKMATHAARHDALSGLPNRSRFHALLSDVLENGFTSGTNTAVVYIDLDHFKDINDTLGHSAGDKVIVAVAQRLKRVVPEGSIVARISGDEFTMVIKNCESDEWLEYILDQVQDEIGRPVMIGSRELFASLSMGVAIAPRDGSSPDELLRRADIALYDAKANGRSRRSFFEQHMEHNVQSKDRLSRDLRLALKNDMLELAYQPQSDTDARRIVSVEALARWTKEDGTVVSPSQFIPVAEETGLINDLGIWVLNKACARAHDWPGIIVSVNVSPNQFKHPRFVEKVMAILAANNLPPQRLEIEVTETVFAGRNDSVLKALRRLKNLGVKVALDDFGSGYSSLSYLRRFPFDTLKIDRDFVSDMNGNPEAEAILVSIIQLGKALGMTIVAEGIETIEQMRFLQAHDCHRMQGYFISRPLSATDMSTFLDAFHGAGSTGFGLDLSYQPRAVEG; translated from the coding sequence ATGCATAGATCGACCAGAAATTTCGGCGGACACATAGCCAATGCGATCATCGTGCCGATGATTGTGGTTGTGCTGGTTTCCATGCTTGGCGTTTTCGGCGTGATGCACTGGTCCGCCCGCATTTCCGACGGAAGTGCTGAACAGTCGCAGCAAACGCTCGTTGCCGGAGCCCTGGAGCTCACCCGGAACTACATGACCAAGCAGCAGACCGGCGTCGTGATCTGGGAAGAGGCCTATCATCTTGTGAACCAGCCGTCCCCGGACCCGAGCTGGATCTACAACAACATGACCAACTGGCTGTTCCAGAACCATGGATTTACCAAGTCCCTCCTGGTCGGCACCGACTTCCAGGTCCAGAACGCCTACTCCTCCGACAACAGCAGCCTCTGGCTGACAGAGGGATTGGTGGAGGAGCTGAAACCGGCGGTCGCGAAGGTTCGGGCCCGCTACATCAATTCCTTCGGAAAAACGCCTTCCGGCCTTTACCGGTTTGCCCCGCCGAGTGGAGAAGCCCGCCGGTCGATTGCCGAAACGGGTGTCGTCTCCATCAGAGGCGAACCTTATCTGTTCACTGCCGCGGCCGTCGTCCCGCAGATCCTGTCGATCACGGAAGAGCGCCGCCCGCCGACTACCCTTGTGAGCCTCGTGCCGTTGAGGGGCGAGAAGCTTGCGGAGATTTCGGAAGTGTCCCGCCTGGACGGCGTCGTGCTGACCAATGCGCAAGAGAACCGGACAGGCGTCGGGCGCTATCAGTTGCGTTCGCCGGACGGGACCAATGTCGGCATCATTGCCTGGCAGGCCAATCTTCCCGGAAGCCAGATGCTCGAGCGTATCAACCCCTTCCTTGCAATCGCCGCCATCATGATATCGATCCTGGTCATCGCGGTAACGGTCTTCACCCGCCAGATGACCAAGCGCCTTGCCCGGAGCGAGAAGATGGCGACCCACGCGGCGCGCCACGACGCCTTGTCCGGCCTGCCCAACAGGTCCAGGTTCCATGCCCTCCTGAGCGATGTGCTGGAGAACGGGTTCACCAGCGGCACCAACACGGCCGTGGTCTATATCGACCTGGACCATTTCAAGGACATCAACGATACGCTCGGCCACTCGGCCGGCGACAAGGTCATCGTTGCCGTCGCGCAGCGCCTCAAGCGTGTGGTGCCCGAGGGCAGCATCGTCGCACGCATCAGCGGCGACGAGTTCACCATGGTCATCAAGAACTGCGAAAGCGACGAGTGGCTGGAATACATCCTGGATCAGGTCCAGGACGAAATCGGCCGGCCGGTGATGATCGGCAGCCGCGAATTGTTTGCCAGCCTTTCCATGGGCGTGGCAATTGCCCCGAGAGACGGCAGCAGTCCCGACGAACTTCTGCGCAGGGCCGATATCGCCCTTTACGACGCCAAGGCAAACGGCCGCAGCCGCCGCTCCTTCTTCGAACAGCACATGGAACACAACGTCCAGTCCAAGGACCGGCTGTCCCGGGACCTGCGCCTGGCGCTGAAAAACGACATGCTCGAACTAGCCTATCAGCCGCAATCCGACACGGATGCGCGGCGGATCGTTTCGGTCGAGGCTCTGGCGCGCTGGACCAAGGAAGACGGCACGGTCGTCTCCCCGTCCCAGTTCATCCCCGTCGCCGAGGAAACCGGCCTGATCAACGATCTCGGCATCTGGGTGCTGAACAAGGCCTGCGCCAGGGCGCATGACTGGCCGGGCATCATCGTGTCCGTCAACGTATCGCCCAACCAGTTCAAGCATCCGCGCTTTGTCGAAAAGGTCATGGCAATCCTGGCGGCCAACAACCTGCCGCCGCAGCGTCTGGAAATCGAGGTCACGGAAACCGTGTTTGCCGGACGCAACGACTCCGTTCTCAAGGCGCTGCGCCGGTTGAAGAACCTGGGCGTGAAGGTTGCGCTGGACGATTTCGGTTCGGGCTATTCCAGCCTGAGTTACCTGCGCCGCTTCCCGTTCGATACGCTGAAGATCGACCGGGATTTCGTGTCCGACATGAACGGCAATCCGGAGGCCGAGGCCATTCTGGTCTCGATCATCCAGCTCGGCAAGGCCCTGGGCATGACGATCGTCGCCGAGGGCATCGAGACGATCGAACAGATGCGTTTCCTGCAGGCCCATGACTGCCACCGGATGCAGGGCTATTTCATCTCCCGGCCGTTGTCGGCAACGGACATGAGCACGTTTCTCGATGCGTTTCACGGCGCAGGCAGCACCGGCTTCGGGCTCGACCTCAGCTACCAGCCGCGCGCTGTCGAGGGCTGA
- the radC gene encoding RadC family protein — protein sequence MSAEDHKGHRQRLRDRFRNTGEQSLADYELLEFLLFSALPRQDTKPIAKALLQRFGSFSAALAAPRARLKEIDGLSDISVDTLKAVHAAIVRYHRAELNQRRLLDSWSKVIDYLQASMEHSDVEQFRVLYLDKKNGLIADEVQQTGTVDHTPVYPREVIRRALEHSATALILVHNHPSGDPTPSRADIQMTQKIVDIAKPLGIEVHDHIIVGLRTNVSFRGLQLI from the coding sequence ATGAGCGCCGAAGATCACAAGGGGCACCGTCAAAGACTGCGCGACCGGTTCCGCAACACCGGCGAACAGAGCCTCGCCGATTACGAGCTTCTGGAATTCCTGCTGTTTTCCGCCCTGCCCCGCCAGGACACGAAGCCGATCGCCAAGGCTCTCCTGCAGCGCTTCGGCTCCTTTTCCGCCGCCCTTGCCGCGCCGCGTGCCCGGCTCAAGGAAATCGACGGGCTGTCGGACATCAGCGTAGACACCTTGAAGGCGGTTCATGCCGCCATCGTCCGCTACCATCGGGCGGAGCTGAACCAGCGCCGGCTTCTCGATTCCTGGTCCAAAGTCATCGACTATCTGCAGGCGTCCATGGAACACTCCGATGTGGAGCAGTTCCGGGTTCTCTATCTGGACAAGAAGAACGGCCTGATCGCCGATGAAGTCCAGCAGACCGGCACCGTCGATCACACGCCGGTCTATCCGCGCGAGGTCATCCGGCGGGCACTGGAACACTCCGCGACCGCGCTCATCCTCGTGCACAACCATCCCTCCGGAGACCCGACGCCTTCGCGGGCGGATATTCAGATGACCCAGAAGATCGTCGATATCGCCAAACCGCTCGGGATCGAAGTTCATGACCACATCATTGTCGGTCTCAGAACCAATGTCAGCTTCCGCGGCCTGCAGCTGATCTGA
- the map gene encoding type I methionyl aminopeptidase produces the protein MVTYIDAAEAPLKNTGQVRLYGREDYEGMMRAGQLTAACLDELADIVKPGTTTEEIDEFVYQYGMDRGAIPATLNYRGYTKSSCTSINHVVCHGIPNNKALREGDIVNIDVTFILDGWHGDSSRMYPVGEIKRAAERLIDVTYEALMRGVDAARPGNTTGDIGAAIQTYVEAERCSVVRDFCGHGLGLLFHDTPNILHYGRPGEGVELKPGMIFTIEPMVNLGRPHVKVLSDGWTAVTRDRSLSAQFEHSVGITPEGCEIFTTSPKGIHKPGLPND, from the coding sequence ATGGTCACCTATATCGACGCGGCGGAAGCTCCATTGAAGAACACCGGACAGGTGCGCCTGTACGGACGCGAAGATTATGAAGGCATGATGCGCGCCGGACAGTTGACGGCCGCCTGTCTCGACGAGCTGGCGGATATCGTCAAACCGGGTACGACCACCGAGGAAATCGACGAGTTCGTCTACCAGTACGGCATGGATCGCGGCGCCATCCCGGCAACACTGAACTATCGCGGCTATACCAAGTCGAGTTGCACGTCGATCAACCACGTCGTCTGTCACGGCATTCCCAACAACAAGGCGCTGCGGGAAGGCGATATCGTCAATATCGACGTGACGTTCATCCTCGACGGCTGGCACGGCGATTCCAGCCGTATGTATCCGGTCGGCGAGATCAAGCGCGCAGCCGAACGCCTGATCGACGTAACCTATGAAGCGCTGATGCGCGGCGTCGATGCGGCCCGGCCCGGCAACACCACCGGCGATATCGGCGCCGCGATCCAGACCTACGTGGAGGCGGAGCGCTGCTCGGTCGTGCGCGACTTCTGCGGTCACGGTCTCGGACTTCTGTTCCACGACACACCGAATATCCTCCATTATGGCCGTCCGGGCGAAGGGGTCGAACTGAAACCCGGCATGATTTTCACCATCGAGCCGATGGTCAATCTCGGCCGTCCCCACGTGAAGGTGTTGAGCGACGGCTGGACGGCGGTCACCCGCGACCGGTCGCTATCGGCGCAGTTCGAACATTCCGTCGGCATCACGCCGGAGGGATGCGAGATTTTCACCACCTCTCCCAAAGGCATTCACAAGCCGGGTCTCCCCAACGACTAG
- a CDS encoding alpha-D-ribose 1-methylphosphonate 5-triphosphate diphosphatase: MTFSDKRAPTGSEFSVLKNARIVLGREVISGHAAFSNGVIVGVDTGAAPQAGEDLGGDYLLPGLVDIHTDHFEKHVFPRAHVRWDPLRAAMAHDAQIIGSGITTVFDSLCVGATIKNPERREILGPMIDALETAQAAGMLRAEHLVHLRCEITDPDTAPLAEENIGRDIVRMISVMEHLPGRRQSKNIKAYIERRMADSGFSRSVVEKETQELLNRSDEVSRIVRPAVVSLAHAHHLPLLSHDDTELHHIDEATAEGIVVSEFPCTPEAARKAKEHGMHVVGGAPNILRGGSQSGNVAVSDLMAENLVDILASDYVPRSMLDSAFMIAADEAFTADLAEAVRMVTKTPAEVAGLADRGEIAEGKRADLLQVGLFNGHPFVKRAWRAGQRVL, translated from the coding sequence ATGACCTTTTCCGACAAGCGTGCGCCGACCGGCAGTGAGTTTTCCGTCCTGAAAAACGCCAGGATCGTTCTGGGGCGGGAGGTGATATCCGGTCATGCGGCCTTCTCGAACGGAGTGATTGTCGGCGTTGATACGGGCGCGGCACCCCAGGCCGGAGAGGATCTGGGGGGAGATTATCTGCTGCCCGGGCTGGTCGACATCCATACCGATCATTTTGAAAAGCACGTCTTTCCGCGTGCGCATGTGCGTTGGGATCCGCTGCGGGCGGCGATGGCCCATGATGCGCAGATCATCGGCAGCGGGATCACCACGGTTTTCGACAGTCTGTGCGTCGGCGCGACGATCAAGAACCCGGAGCGCAGGGAGATCCTCGGTCCGATGATCGACGCGCTGGAAACCGCGCAGGCCGCCGGCATGCTGCGCGCCGAGCATCTCGTGCATCTGCGCTGCGAAATCACCGATCCGGACACGGCTCCGCTTGCGGAGGAAAATATCGGCCGCGACATCGTGCGGATGATCTCGGTGATGGAGCATCTGCCGGGACGCCGGCAGAGCAAGAATATCAAAGCCTATATAGAACGCCGGATGGCCGATAGCGGGTTCTCCCGGTCGGTGGTGGAGAAGGAAACGCAGGAGCTGCTGAACCGTTCGGACGAGGTCAGCCGGATCGTCCGGCCTGCCGTCGTCTCACTGGCGCACGCGCATCACCTGCCGCTGCTCAGCCATGACGATACCGAGCTTCATCATATCGACGAGGCAACGGCGGAGGGAATTGTCGTTTCGGAGTTTCCCTGCACTCCGGAAGCTGCGCGCAAGGCGAAGGAACATGGAATGCACGTCGTCGGCGGTGCTCCCAACATCCTCAGGGGCGGGTCGCAATCCGGCAATGTGGCGGTAAGCGATCTGATGGCGGAAAACCTGGTCGATATCCTGGCCTCGGACTATGTGCCCCGCTCGATGCTCGACAGCGCGTTCATGATCGCCGCCGACGAAGCCTTCACCGCGGATCTCGCCGAAGCCGTGCGCATGGTTACGAAGACGCCCGCGGAAGTCGCCGGCCTGGCCGACCGGGGCGAGATCGCCGAAGGCAAACGCGCAGACCTTCTTCAGGTCGGCCTCTTCAACGGTCACCCCTTCGTCAAACGGGCCTGGCGGGCCGGGCAGCGGGTGCTTTAG